The following proteins come from a genomic window of Streptomyces sp. NBC_00539:
- a CDS encoding short-chain dehydrogenase/reductase → MAKYSLSNKTVLITGAAGGIGAAGARALHARGANLVLVGRNASSVADLARELGEERVLSLGVDVTDRSALQNAVACTVERFGALDVVFANAGVAPDLPATIATVDPELFERIIAVNLLGVWRTVRAALPQIIANRGHILVTSSIYAYVNGAVNAPYAASKAAIEQFTRALRVELAMHGATAGVLYPGWVESAMSRPAFGGDALTTRMREVAFPRPLAVAISPEAVARRVARGIERRAASITVPHRWHPVGILRGIVNPVSDRLLTRHTRLQPLLRALENSARDGAAGDRAGAAAGHELCGAQRELDARKPLAGLEREYRGGR, encoded by the coding sequence ATGGCCAAGTACTCCCTGTCGAACAAGACCGTGCTCATCACCGGTGCCGCCGGCGGTATCGGCGCGGCCGGCGCACGAGCACTGCACGCTCGTGGAGCCAACCTGGTTCTTGTCGGCCGCAACGCCTCCTCGGTCGCAGACCTTGCACGTGAGTTGGGAGAGGAACGAGTGCTCTCCCTGGGTGTGGACGTCACCGATCGGTCGGCCTTGCAGAACGCTGTGGCTTGCACCGTCGAGCGGTTCGGCGCGCTCGACGTCGTCTTCGCCAACGCGGGGGTCGCACCCGACCTTCCCGCCACCATCGCCACCGTCGATCCTGAGCTGTTCGAGCGCATCATCGCGGTGAACCTGCTGGGTGTGTGGCGCACGGTGCGAGCGGCTCTGCCGCAGATCATCGCGAATCGCGGCCACATCCTGGTCACCTCGTCCATCTACGCTTACGTCAACGGCGCCGTTAACGCCCCCTACGCGGCGTCCAAGGCCGCAATCGAGCAGTTCACGCGTGCTCTGCGCGTGGAACTGGCCATGCATGGGGCCACCGCGGGTGTCCTCTATCCGGGGTGGGTGGAGTCCGCGATGAGCAGGCCTGCCTTCGGGGGCGACGCTCTCACGACCAGGATGCGCGAGGTCGCCTTTCCTCGCCCCCTCGCTGTCGCGATCAGTCCTGAAGCAGTGGCACGCCGGGTGGCCCGGGGAATCGAGCGACGTGCGGCAAGCATCACCGTTCCTCACCGCTGGCACCCGGTCGGGATCCTGCGCGGCATTGTCAATCCCGTCTCGGACCGGCTCCTGACCCGGCACACCAGGCTCCAGCCGCTTCTGCGGGCGCTTGAAAACAGCGCACGCGACGGAGCTGCAGGAGACCGCGCCGGCGCTGCCGCAGGTCATGAACTGTGCGGCGCACAGAGGGAGCTTGATGCCCGGAAACCGTTGGCGGGTCTTGAGCGCGAGTATCGAGGTGGCCGATGA
- a CDS encoding SDR family NAD(P)-dependent oxidoreductase yields MPTAVITGATSGLGLAFAAHLARDGYDLTLVARIERDLESTADRLRHSGHRITTMAADLATSPGSRRLTGRPARSVPDLLVDNAGIALAAPSTGDPGAEDGRLQLNIGCVLRTTQTVLPAMMRRGSGTVINVASVAAHGPTWLAGTYPAGKSRVLAFTESIARSAPVRSSGVRVVALLSGYMRTAFHGRAGLEVGHLPSWMWLNSEQVVTATMRDLATGRPVSPPGRRYRACAWGLRHLPRTLTAAFSRDLGRSQPILPQAGVPHRADTGT; encoded by the coding sequence ATGCCCACAGCGGTGATCACCGGTGCCACTTCGGGCCTCGGACTGGCCTTCGCCGCACACCTGGCCCGGGACGGTTACGACCTGACCCTGGTCGCCCGCATTGAGCGCGACCTGGAGAGCACCGCTGACCGGTTGCGACACTCCGGCCACCGGATCACCACCATGGCCGCCGACCTGGCCACCTCACCCGGCAGCCGCCGCCTCACCGGCCGTCCGGCCCGGAGCGTCCCGGACCTGCTGGTCGACAACGCCGGCATCGCCCTCGCCGCGCCCTCCACCGGCGACCCCGGCGCGGAAGACGGTCGCCTGCAGCTGAACATCGGTTGTGTGCTGCGCACGACCCAGACCGTCCTGCCCGCCATGATGCGCCGCGGCTCGGGTACCGTGATCAACGTCGCGTCCGTCGCCGCACACGGACCGACCTGGCTGGCCGGCACCTACCCCGCCGGCAAGTCCCGGGTGCTCGCCTTCACCGAGTCCATCGCCCGCTCCGCGCCGGTCAGAAGCAGCGGCGTCCGCGTCGTGGCTCTGCTGTCCGGCTACATGCGCACGGCATTCCACGGGCGGGCGGGGCTGGAGGTCGGCCACCTGCCTTCGTGGATGTGGCTGAACAGCGAGCAGGTGGTCACCGCCACCATGCGCGACCTCGCCACAGGGCGCCCGGTCAGCCCCCCCGGCCGCCGCTACAGGGCCTGCGCCTGGGGCTTGCGTCACCTGCCCCGGACCCTGACCGCCGCATTCAGCCGGGACCTCGGCCGCAGCCAGCCAATCCTCCCCCAGGCCGGTGTCCCCCACCGTGCGGACACCGGGACATGA
- a CDS encoding ABC transporter ATP-binding protein, with amino-acid sequence MTVLTAHAGRTKRPLPPPGAAAVPRISPRLLPGNRTLLALAAVLSLASAAAGLAVPWLAMDVTDALTRHQPITRPAVSMSAAVLGAAGLQALYGWLLAGVGERAVLRLRRQAMDHLLRLPLRTVRGEGAGSLTARVTSDAVLLRVLIETGLVHLPVALIATAATLTAMAVLDPVLTLIAAGAYGLACACIALMTARMKRLAGAQQRALGQLAQALTAHLTALITVKACRYEAVASRKLGHAAADVRAACLPASRLQCLTGPVVSLGQQVAVLAVALAAGQRITHGELSLASFSGFFLYLLHLTSPIAVTAIGIGHLQAGLAARGRFLRLFALTAEADRTAPPTPQLPLPVAEAVVFHDVTFRHCEGPPVLDRASFHIPATGLTALVGSSGAGKSTVLTLINRLIQLDEGEIRVLGSPVDSWPLNELRRRTTYVDQQATLVEGTVRENLQLGVTRPVSDEELLDALETVGLRQAVLCLPQALDTTLGRDQDLSGGQRQRLAVARTLLTDSEIVLLDEPNSQLDGSSERRITRAIGDLAATRCVIVASHRLSTVHNARHVILIGEDGTVITGSHEDLLATNGHYRELVAAEYARDPSDHHPF; translated from the coding sequence ATGACCGTCCTGACGGCTCACGCCGGACGCACCAAAAGGCCCCTCCCCCCACCCGGCGCGGCCGCCGTACCGCGCATCAGCCCCCGTCTCCTACCCGGCAACCGGACGCTGCTCGCTCTGGCCGCCGTCCTCTCCCTGGCCTCGGCCGCTGCCGGGCTGGCCGTGCCGTGGCTGGCCATGGACGTGACGGACGCCCTCACCCGGCACCAACCGATCACCCGTCCTGCCGTGAGCATGAGCGCCGCCGTCCTGGGAGCGGCCGGACTTCAGGCCCTATACGGATGGCTGCTGGCCGGAGTCGGCGAGCGGGCCGTGCTGCGCCTGCGCCGCCAGGCCATGGACCACCTTCTGCGACTCCCGCTGCGTACCGTCCGCGGCGAAGGCGCCGGAAGTCTCACCGCCAGGGTCACCTCGGACGCCGTGCTGCTGCGCGTACTCATCGAAACTGGTCTCGTCCACCTACCGGTGGCGCTGATCGCCACCGCGGCCACGCTCACCGCCATGGCCGTCCTCGACCCGGTACTCACCCTGATCGCCGCCGGCGCCTACGGCCTGGCCTGCGCCTGCATCGCCCTGATGACGGCTCGCATGAAACGCCTCGCCGGCGCCCAGCAGCGCGCCCTCGGACAACTCGCCCAAGCTCTCACGGCCCACCTCACCGCGCTCATCACCGTGAAGGCCTGCCGCTATGAGGCCGTGGCGTCACGGAAGCTCGGACACGCGGCGGCCGACGTACGCGCCGCATGCCTGCCCGCCTCCCGTCTCCAATGTCTCACCGGCCCGGTCGTGAGCCTGGGCCAGCAGGTCGCGGTCCTGGCCGTCGCCCTGGCCGCAGGGCAGCGGATCACGCACGGCGAACTGTCTCTCGCCTCCTTCAGCGGCTTCTTCCTCTACCTGCTGCACCTCACCTCCCCCATCGCCGTCACTGCCATCGGCATCGGCCACCTGCAGGCGGGGCTGGCCGCGCGTGGCCGCTTCCTTCGCCTCTTCGCCCTGACGGCGGAAGCAGACCGCACGGCACCACCCACGCCACAACTCCCACTCCCCGTAGCGGAAGCCGTAGTCTTCCACGACGTCACCTTCCGCCATTGCGAGGGCCCCCCGGTCTTGGACCGTGCGAGCTTCCACATCCCCGCGACCGGCCTGACCGCCCTCGTCGGCTCCTCAGGTGCGGGAAAATCCACGGTGCTGACTTTGATCAATCGTCTGATCCAGCTCGACGAAGGCGAGATCCGTGTCCTGGGAAGTCCCGTCGACAGCTGGCCGCTCAACGAGCTTCGCCGGCGCACCACCTACGTCGACCAACAAGCCACCCTGGTGGAAGGCACCGTCCGCGAGAATCTCCAACTCGGCGTGACGAGGCCGGTCAGCGACGAAGAACTACTGGACGCACTGGAGACGGTCGGCCTGCGCCAGGCCGTCCTGTGTCTCCCACAGGCCCTCGACACCACCCTCGGCCGCGACCAGGACCTTTCCGGCGGCCAACGCCAACGCCTGGCCGTGGCCCGGACCCTTCTCACCGACAGCGAGATCGTCCTGCTCGACGAGCCGAACTCCCAACTGGACGGCAGCAGCGAACGCCGCATCACCCGAGCCATCGGTGACCTGGCAGCCACCCGTTGCGTCATCGTCGCAAGCCACCGGCTGTCCACCGTCCACAACGCCCGGCACGTCATCCTGATCGGAGAGGACGGAACAGTTATCACCGGCAGCCACGAAGACCTCCTCGCCACCAACGGCCACTACAGAGAACTCGTCGCCGCCGAATACGCAAGAGACCCCTCCGACCACCACCCGTTCTGA